From one Triticum urartu cultivar G1812 chromosome 3, Tu2.1, whole genome shotgun sequence genomic stretch:
- the LOC125542590 gene encoding uncharacterized protein LOC125542590 isoform X2: MECICRQKRVRLSYEKKCARLRSQGADGAESFAIKRTKAAISDHRIKLNISLASVNALSQRVVVVHDEPAARGAHPNPSHNP, encoded by the exons ATGGAATGCATCTGCAGGCAGAAGCGTGTCCGGCTGTCGTACGAGAAGAAGTGTGCACGCCTGAGGAGCCAGGGCGCCGATGGTGCGGAGTCGTTCGCCATCAAGAGGACCAAAGCTGCCATCAGTGACCACCGGATCAAGCTCAACATCTCCCTCGCCTCCGTCAACGCCCTGTCCCAGAGGGTCGTCGTCGTCCACGATGAGCCTGCAGCTCGCGGAGCTCATCCAAAT CCGAGTCATAACCCGTGA
- the LOC125542592 gene encoding uncharacterized protein LOC125542592 has translation MAWACRWTTAFRRCARLGAAWLTSPATQHLRPSEAPTAWPLPTSTSWALVSTRRRTTTPPSACNARPCGAVVTAAVEVVVVDTTREHDVDDCDGGSAPVVHVYGSVTAKTRAASDDRWVEERSLFHRAKGELARVPRDAAVPLRTAALVSAPLCSDSELQVSAELLDASASWQNPDQEIARGSVVFAPRLAGTDTAEIAGADGKVRVDVTWSTS, from the coding sequence ATGGCTTGGGCTTGCCGCTGGACTACCGCGTTCAGACGGTGCGCCCGCCTGGGGGCAGCATGGCTGACCTCGCCTGCAACCCAGCACCTCCGGCCATCTGAGGCGCCGACCGCTTGGCCATTGCCGACGTCGACCTCATGGGCGCTAGTCAGTACGCGGAGGAGAACGACGACTCCACCCTCAGCCTGTAACGCGCGCCCGTGTGGCGCCGTGGTGACCGCCGCCGTGGAGGTCGTGGTGGTGGACACGACGCGTGAACATGACGTCGACGACTGCGACGGCGGCTCGGCTCCCGTCGTCCACGTCTACGGCTCCGTGACCGCGAAAACCAGAGCGGCTTCGGACGACCGCTGGGTGGAGGAGCGCAGCCTGTTCCACAGGGCGAAAGGCGAGCTGGCCCGCGTGCCCAGAGACGCGGCCGTACCGCTGCGGACGGCGGCGCTCGTCTCCGCGCCGCTGTGCTCGGACTCGGAGCTTCAAGTCTCCGCCGAGCTGCTGGACGCCAGCGCGTCGTGGCAGAACCCCGACCAGGAAATCGCGCGCGGCTCCGTGGTCTTCGCTCCGCGCCTCGCCGGGACCGACACCGCGGAGATCGCCGGCGCCGACGGCAAGGTCAGGGTGGACGTCACTTGGTCGACCTCGTAA
- the LOC125542590 gene encoding uncharacterized protein LOC125542590 isoform X1, translating into MECICRQKRVRLSYEKKCARLRSQGADGAESFAIKRTKAAISDHRIKLNISLASVNALSQRVVVVHDEPAARGAHPNAGKDVATHRRRAPGDVAHSGRGERAPLVVGHMAGGRHQGLAATGADTRTIYIDISYFAKQQDICS; encoded by the exons ATGGAATGCATCTGCAGGCAGAAGCGTGTCCGGCTGTCGTACGAGAAGAAGTGTGCACGCCTGAGGAGCCAGGGCGCCGATGGTGCGGAGTCGTTCGCCATCAAGAGGACCAAAGCTGCCATCAGTGACCACCGGATCAAGCTCAACATCTCCCTCGCCTCCGTCAACGCCCTGTCCCAGAGGGTCGTCGTCGTCCACGATGAGCCTGCAGCTCGCGGAGCTCATCCAAAT GCGGGCAAAGACGTGGCGACTCATCGGCGACGTGCACCGGGTGATGTAGCGCATAGCGGACGAGGCGAGCGTGCTCCTCTCGTTGTTGGCCACATGGCTGGAGGGAGGCATCAAGGGCTCGCTGCTACCGGGGCGGACACGCGCACAATTTATATTGATATATCTTATTTTGCTAAACAGCAAGATATATGCTCATGA